The Gardnerella leopoldii genomic interval GCATGTACACCGACATTATAGGGGGCTACGGTATTCGAAATGTGCCATCTTCAATGAAGGAAACCATGAAACGCATAAATAATTGGCTTATCGGAGATGTTATATCAAATACAAAAAATGCTGTAACTAAATATCGTCGTTCGCAATATCGTCGTTCGAAATACTCAAGAGGTAAATATGATCGTAAATAATATTCGTGATATCGATTTTGGAATTCTGCAGGAATTTGCCAATGACGTAAGAGTCACAGACATGGTTGTAAGCGAGTCTGGTCGTGTGTGGGTAGATTGTGGACAAGGTCTTAAGGAACGCGCAACTCGAGTTCCGCTTAACAACCCTGCTTTGTTAAGAGAATATGCTGTATGGCTTTGTGCACAATTAGGCAAAAGACTGGATGATGCGTGTCCTATTGCTGATGCTTCAAGTACTTCTGGCATTCGCATACATGCTGTTTTAGCGCCACTTGTATCTCAAGGAGCAGCATTGTCAATTCGTTTTCCTTCAATTAATCGTTATGATCTTGTTTCTTTGAGTGATCAAGGCATGTTTCCAAAAGAATTGTCTTGTATTCTAAGCGTTCTAGTTAAAAAGCGAGCAAATATAATGATCACTGGAAGTACTGGATCTGGGAAAACCACACTTATGAAGGCTTTGTTGGCTGCTGCTGATTGCGAAGATCGTATTGTATCTGTTGAAGAAATTAGAGAGCTTGGCGAGTTGACACAAAATCATGTTTCGTTAAGTGCGCGAGAAGCTAATGTAGAAGGTGTAGGAGAAATTGGCTTATCTCAATTAGTAAAAGCAACATTGAGAATGCGTCCGGATCGCATTATTCTTGGTGAATGTCGTGGGGAAGAAATTGCTGATTTGTTGAGAGTGTTTACTTCCGGGCATAAGGGTGGAATGACAACTCTTCATGCAGATGAAATAGAAAAAGTTCCCGCTCGTCTTATGGCATTAGGGTTATTGGCTGGGTTGGAGCCTGCAGCTTTATGTGCTTTAGCTGCTGGAGCATTCGATGTTGTTATTCATGTAGAGAGATCCTCTAACGGGCGTCGAATGATCAAAGAACTCGGTATTTTGCAATACGCTTCTAGCGCTTCGTTGCTGTGCGGCGTTCCCGTTTTGCAATTATCTTGTGGAATTGACGGCAGTATTGTCATGAAATTTTTGCCTGCATGGGTTAAGTTTTCAAATTATTGGAATCTTCCCGAAAATATGACCAGCATATGTGTTGACAGTTCAAATAATTAGTAGTCGATTGTGTTGCTTGGAGCATAAAAATGGATATTGAAGAAGTTCTTGCTGGAATGATTGCTGCATTACGTTCTGGTTCTACTTTTGCAATGATTGTTCACAGTGACTCTAAGTCTCAACAATGTATTTGCAGTAGTGCAGTTAATACAAAAATTATTTATAAATGGCTTTATGAACGTTGTTTTCCAAAGAAGCGCAATATGAATAAGACTCAACGTCGTCAGCTTGAAAAACATATGCATACTGTTTCTGAAAGTCTTATGGCTTCATATGAATTGAGTAATACTCTTGGTTGCGCTATGGCAGAATGTGTGGAAGCTACGGCAGCGTCATATCATGCTCAGAAGCGTGCAGAAGATTTACGTGCTGACGTAGCTGCAATGCCAAAAGCAACAATAAAATTACTTACTGCTCTACCTATTTTGGCTCTTTTTGCTGGTGAATTACTAGGTGGGCACCCTATTTTGATGTTAATTACAACAGTAAATGGATGGATTTTATTAACAATAGGTGGAATATGTTATGGATTGGGTTTGGCGTGGGTTAGTTCTATGTTGCAAATATCTCAGCATGCAATGGATGCTGCTTCTCTGGAAGGATGATTTATGGAGTCCACAAAGCAGCTTTTGTTTATTGTTCCATTGTTTGTTGTAATTGTTTGGCAATGGGTGAGTTTGAAATTAGAGTGCGATTCATTAGATAATCGTATGCGCTTTAACAGTAAAATTATGCTATTTAAATACGAATGGCGTAATTCAAAAGTTTCATATGTAGATCCTCTTCTTGGTTTACATATGATTATTGTTTCACTTCGTAGTGGTGTTGCTATTACTAGGGCTCTTAGTGCTGTTGGGCAAGTGTTTCCTTGCGGTCAAGGCATGTGGCTTTGCTCTGTTTCCAATGCTTTACTTGCAGGAGATACGTGGCATGAAGCATGGTCTTCTACTTATACTAGACAAGATAATTTTGAATTAGAAAATAAATCAAAATTTACTAATCGTAAAAACTTAGATTCTTCAGAAATATTAGCTAGATGGTTAATGACATCTTTAAAAGAATCATGGTGTTATGGTTCATCTCCAGTTCCTGTATTGTCTGCACTTGCTCAACATTATGAGAGAAATATGGCCAATATTGCTAGACAAGAAAGTTCTAGGTTGTCTGTGCGATTGCTGCTTCCTGTTGGATTATGTTTTTTGCCATCTTTTATATGCATAGGAATTTTGCCAACAGTTATGTCACTTATGCGCTAGCTTTTTAAAAATAAATTTCTAGAAAAATAAATTAGCTTTTATCCACAATGCAATTTTTTTATTTTCATTCGCAAAACAAGTTGTAATAATATTTCTATCCGAAAATTTCGGATAGTTTGAAGTGAAAGGTACAAGATGATGGTTGGGATAATGCAAAAACTTGTTGCACGATGCTCTGTGTCTATGCTTCAAGTAAATGAACAATTAGTGAATATTGAGTCATGTTTGTGTCAAAAAAGAAAATTGTACGCTGACGGTCTTAAAAATAAGGATTCTGGAGCTGTAACAGCTGAATATGCAGTAGTTATTATTGCTGCCACTGGTTTTGCTGCACTGCTAGTTGCTATTTTGAAATCAGATACGGTTCGCACAACGTTGACAGATTTAGTTAAAAAAGCATTGAAAATCGGCTAACGGCATGCTTTAGCGGATGAAATGAGCTTATGATGCGGAAAGTTATTGTGTGCAAAAGGTTGTTGCGCAAAATTAGTGATTATGACAGAGGGACGGTAACTGCTGAATTTTCTATTGTTTTGCCTTGTGCATTAATACTGTTATTTGTATTGATTGGCATAGGTAGAGCAGTTGTATGTACTATGAATTGTCATGATGCTGCTGCGCAAGTTGCGTATTATCTTGTGACTCATAAGGACGATAAAGCTGCCGCAAGTATCGTGCAGTCGGTCGCAGGTCAAGGAGCGTCGGTGAAAATAAGTCGTAGCAATAATATGGCGAATATTGTTGTTAAATGTCCTCTTATTCCTGATCCTCTTCATATTTTGCCGCCTCTAGTGGAAAGTCATGTAAGCCAGGTTTTAGTATGAGTAGGCGCAAGAATTTTGTGAAGCATTCAATAAATTTCATTCATAAGCGATGTAAGGGCATCGACTGCGGTTCTGGCACTATGCTTGGCATTATGCTAGTGATCGCAGTCTGCTCAATACTAGTGCTTTCTGCTATTTTATGTAATGTTCTCGGAGCTAAACATCAAGCTTATGCTGTTGCAACTTCTGCTGCTTTATCTGGTGCTTCTGCGTTGCAAAGGATGGAGGATAATGCGTGTGAGGTTGTTGCGCGTACTGTTGCTTCAAGCAATGCTTTTTTGAAATCTTGCAACTCTACTAGTAATGATGTAACTGTTCGTGTTTCTGTTGGGCTGAATATTCCATTTGCTTCTAACGTGGAAGTTTCTGCTAGAGCAGGACTAGAAGATTGCAATAAGTAGTGAGTAGCAAAAACGAATATAAATATCAGCAGTCGGGTGGCGGCTGCTGATAGTCTTAACTAAGATATATCGGGGAAATAGTTAGGTCGCGGTAGGTTAGGAAACATGGCACTTGCACTGTATCGTAGATATCGCCCTGACACGTTTGATGGTGTTATTGGGCAGGATCAGGTTACCATACCTTTGTCTAGAGCATTAGACCAAGGGAAAATAACGCATGCATATTTATTTTCTGGACCACGTGGATGCGGTAAAACAAGTTCTGCGCGAATTTTAGCTCGCTGCATTAATTGCGAAAAAGGACCAACTTCGCACCCATGCGGAGAGTGCCAAAGCTGTAAAGATTTAGCTACTGGCGGTGCCGGTTCCATCGACGTTGTAGAGATTGATGCTGCAAGCCATAACGGTGTCGATGATGCTAGAGAGTTGCGTGAGCGTGCAGGCTTCGCTCCTGCTCGTGACCGTTATAAGATTTTCATTCTCGATGAAGCTCATATGGTTACACAGCAAGGTTTTAATGCTTTGCTTAAGATTGTAGAAGAGCCGCCTGAACATGTAATGTTTATTTTTGCTACCACTGAGCCGGATAAAGTTATTGGCACTATTCGTTCGCGTACACACCATTATCCTTTCAGACTTGTGCCTCCAGAGGTAATGTCTCCATATCTTGAAGATATTTGCAAAAAGGAAGGTATTCTGCCACAGGCGGGAGTTCTTCGCCTTGTTATGCGCGCTGGTGCGGGATCAATGCGAGATACGTTATCTGTGCTCGATCAGCTTATGGTGGGTGCTGTTGATGGTTCAATTTCTTTGGATTCTGCGGTTGCTTTATTAGGTTTTACGCCTAATTCATTGATTAGCGAATTCATTGACGATCTTATTAATCATGATGGTGCTTCGATATACGATGTAGTTCGTCGCGTTATTGTTGGAGGCTACGATACTCGTAAGTTTGTAGAAGATTTATTAGGTAGAGTTCGTGATTTGTTGCTTATGGTATCTGCAGGCCCTAAAGCGGCTTCAAGCTTACTTAATGATGTTTCTCCAGAAGATTTGGAAATATTGAATAAGCAATCTGCAAGCATGACATTGCATGATTTAGCACGTATGGCTCAAACAATTAATGATGCTTTAAGTGCAATGGCTAGTGCAATTTCTCCTCGCATGAATTTGGAAATTTTAGTTGCTCGTTTGCTTGCAGACAGCGAAACTTCAAATACTGTTGCAACTAATTTGCGCATCAATAACGTGCAACAACAAAATATTTCCACTTCTAAGCAGAATATTCAAAATAAAGTATCTTCTGGTGCTCATTTCGTAGGTTCTACAAGCAATAAGAAATATGTTTCTGCAGATAGTGAGAATAATAGTACTTCAAATTCTTCACTACCTTCTGAAACTACAGCATCGCCTATTGCTAAAGCAGAAACGCAATCTGCTACAAACACAAAAGAAACGGAATCTAAAAAAGTGTTTTTGAACGATGCACATAATGCTAATTCAAAGAATGATTCCATGGATACTGATGCAATGTGGGATAAAGTAGTTTCAAAATTGCCTGATGACGTACGTGAGTATGTAACTCGTGAGTATGTTCCTACAGTGCAACTTACTTCAGCACAATCAGGTCGACAGCGTCTTATTTTGACTTTTAATGAGCCTATGAGTCAACATGCGTTTGCGCTCGCAGTATGCACTACTTCTCCATATGATGGACAAAAAGTGCCAAAAGTAGTAATGAATGAAGTGCATGAGATATTTGGCACGCAAGTAATGATTGCTCCTGCACCAGTTGCTGCTAATGGTGAACAAGTAGAATCTGTTGCTCGAATGGATCCGCAGAAGCTTGCAAAAGTTAAGCGCGATATTTTATTGCGTAAAACAGGTATATCTGCTGGTTTTAGTAATAAAACTGATTCTGATAGCAGCGGAATAAATAAAAATCCGACTAAAAAAGAATCTTCGGGTTTTAGTGGCGCTGATGGCTCCGCAGCATCAGTAGCTTCTGAAAATACTGCGGATGAGCTAAGTGATGTTGCGAATGCGGATGATGATGTTTGGGCAGACATGTCGTCTATGCCTATGTCGGATGTGATTGCAATGCCAGAAAACTCTTCTTCTGAAGAGTCTTCTTCTAAAGACTCTTCTATTGAAGATGAGCCTATGAATCATGATGACGAGATTACAATACATAAGAGTTCGCATTCTCATAACCGAGATGAAGCTATTTCTGGTGTCTTGGATCAAGCTAAACTACAGTCTCAAGTTCAGAATGCAACTAATACTTCAGAATTGTCTGCTGAATCAATTCAGACTACTGTTTCTCCTACGAATGGAGCTACTGCTGACGAATGTTCAATGGACGATGCTTCATTAGAATCAGCAACATCTGTAAGCACTGATGAGCTTAAACAAATTTTTGAAGTTAAATCTGTTGAAGAATTTGCTTCCACTGATCCTAAAAATCCTAAAAATGCGATTATGAGCGTTAAGAAAAAGCAAGAGGAGTAGTTTACAGTGCATAATTCATCGTCATATGATGGAGCAATTGGTCGCTTAATTGAAGCATTTTCAAAGCTTCCAGGGATTGGACCTAAAGGCGCTCAGCGTATTGCGTTTTACTTACTTTCTTCCTCGGATAAAGATGTTCAAGAGCTAATAGACGCAATTAATAACATGAAAGAAAGTGTGCGTTTTTGTGATGTATGCGGAAACGTATGTGAGCAGAGTCCTTGCATAGTATGCGCAGATCCTCGGCGTGATCATAGCAAAATTTGCGTAGTTGAAGAACCTAAAGACATTATGAGTATTGAGCGAACTCATGAGTATTCAGGTGTTTATCATGTTCTTGGTGGTGCAATTAACCCAATGGCAAATGTTGGGCCTGGGGACTTAGCAATTACGCAATTACTTGAACGTCTTAAAGATGCAAAAGTTCAAGAAATTATTCTTGCGCTTGATCCTGATATAGAAGGTGAAGCGACTGTTACGTATTTGGCTCGATTGCTCGATCCTCTAGGAATTAAAGTTACTCGCTTGGCAAGTGGATTGCCTGTTGGTGGAGATTTAGAGTATGCGGATGAGATCACTTTAGGTCGTGCATTTTCTGGCCGTCAATCTGTGTAATTTTGAATATTGTTTTTATGTGCACAAATTATTATCAATAAATAGGGCATAGTTGGTAGTCTGATATCGAAGCCATTATTCGGCATATCCTGTGCGTTTATCAATATTGACATGAGCAAGGGGTAAAAATTGGCGCTTATCGTACAGAAATACGGTGGTTCTTCTGTAGCGGATACGGATTCCATACAACGTGTTGCCAAACGCATTCTTTCTACAAAAGCAGAAGGCAATGATGTTGCTGTTGTAGTTTCAGCGATGGGAGATACAACTGACGATTTAATTGATCAAGCAATGAGTGTAAATACTAATCCTCCTGCTCGCGAAATGGATATGCTTATGACAGCAGGCGAACGAATTTCTATGAGTTTGCTTGCAATGGCTATTCATGCTCAAGGATCTCATGCTTATTCTTTTACTGGTTCTCAAGCTGGATTTATGACAGATACTCAGTTCGGAGCTGCGCATATTCGTGCGGTTAAGCCTGATCGTGTCAGAAGAGCTCTTAGCAAAGGCAGTGTTGCAATTGTTGCCGGGTTCCAAGGAATTAACGAAGTTGGAGATGACACGACTCTCGGTAGAGGTGGTTCGGATACTTCAGCTGTAGCTCTTGCGGTTGCTTTAGGTGCTGATATATGTGAGATTTACACGGATGTAGATGGAGTATTTACTGCAGACCCACGTATTGTGCCAACTGCAAAACGTATTCCTGTAATCGATTATGATTCGATGCTTGAAATGTCATCTTGCGGTTCGCGCGTACTTGCTTTGCGTTGTGTTGAGTACGCTCAGCGTTTTGGCATGCCTCTTCATGTTAGAAGTTCATTCTCGCATAGGAACGGAACGCTTATAGTTCCAAATAATATTAATCCGAACGATTTGCCTAATCTGAGTTAGAAAATACAAAACTAAATATTAATAGATAATGTCAAATAATCTTCGAGCTTAAAGGCGGTAACAATGGTAAACCACGATATTCTTTCGACTATGGGCGATTTATTTCCTGATTTAGGTCCGGAAACTCCTGTTATTTCTGGCGTTGCTCATGATCGCAGTGAGGCAATGATTACGGTTCGCGGTATTCCAGATATTCCTGGTATGGCTGCGAAAGTATTTACAACTCTTGCAAAAGCAAATGTAAATATTGACATGATTGCGCAAGCAAGTGCTTCTACTGGTACAGCAGATATTTCTATTACTGCTCCAGGAGCGTCAATGGAAGCAGTCCGTAAAGTTCTAGAAGAAGCGCATGATGAATTGAAATTTACTTCTATGGATGTCGTTCCAGTAGTAGGAAAAGTAGCTGTTGTTGGCGTTGGTATGAAAACACATTCAGGTCTAGCTGCTACCTTCTTCACTGCGCTAAGTGAACATGGTATAAATACTTTGATGATTTCTACTTCGGAAATTCGTATTGCTGCCATGGTTCCTGTTGAACAAATTGATGAAGCTGTTCGTGCTTTGCATACTGCTTACGGTTTGGACGCAAGCCAAGTTGAAGCAGTAGTGTACGGCGGAAGCGGGCGCTGAAGCAATTTAAATTATTAAATTAACTAAATTATTAAATTAACTAAATTGTAGAATTGTAAAAACTGTAGAAATTATACGTACTTACTTTTAGGGGAGTCTCGATGACAATTATCAACGAAAAAGGCGTGAACGTGGCAGTGCTCGGCGCAACTGGCCAAGTTGGTATGGTAATGCGTCGAGTGCTTGACGAGCGCGATTTTCCAATAAAAGATTTACGTTTTATGGCTTCCGCTCATTCTGCTGGCACAGTTTTGCAATATCGTGGCAAAGACGTAGTCGTAGAAGATGTAGAAAAAGCAGATTTGCACGGAATTGACATAGCTATTTTTTCTGCAGGCGGCGGAACTTCAAAAATTTGGGCTCCGAAATTCGCTGAAGCTGGCGCAATTGTAGTAGATAATTCTTCGCAATGGCGTATGCATAACGATGTGCCTTTGGTAGTTGCGGAAGTAAACCCTGAAGATTTAGATACTATTCCAAGAGGAATAGTAGCAAATCCAAATTGCACAACTATGGCTTGCATGCCTGTATTAAAGCCGCTTGCTGATGCTTTTGGATTAAAACGTTTAATAGTTTCGTCTTATCAAGCTGTTTCTGGCGCCGGTCGAGCAGGTGCTTTGCAACTCATGAATGAGGCTCAAGCTGCATTAAACCAAGGAGCAGATAAACTCGTTTTCGACGGTAGTGCAATAGATTTCCCTGAACCTACAAAAGTTGCTCGTACTATTGCTTTTAATGTAGTGCCTTTTATTGGTTCAATAGTTGATGACGGTTCTGAAGAAACTGACGAAGAACAAAAATTGCGCAATGAAAGCCGTAAGATTTTGCATTTGCCAAATCTTGCAGCCTCATGTACTTGTGTGCGCGTAGGTGTTTTCACTGGTCACGGCATGAGTGTAAACGCTGAGTTTGAGCATGATGTAACTCCAGACATGGCTCGCGAAGTATTAAGCAAGGCTGAAGGAGTTGAGCTTAACGATATTCCTACTCCTCAGCTAGCGGCAGGAAAGTCTGCAAGTTATGTTGGTAGAATTAGGCAAGACCAAGCGATCGATGGAAATAAGGGATTGGCACTTTTCATCACTAACGATAATTTGCGAAAAGGTGCTGCACTAAATGCTGTGCAATTGGCTGAAATTATTGCTAAAAAGCGTAATTTCCTAAACTAATTATGGTTATATTGCGCTCGCGATTATGTAAGATTTTGCGTAAACTGGAATTATGTCAATAGCATCTGAAGAAATACAGCAGCAACTCGATCGTATAGTGGCACTTGGGTATCCAGATGTGGCTGATATGAGTGCCGATGCTTTTCGTAAGTTGGCAAATCCTATATTGTGTGCGCTTGAAAATAGTAGTTTAGGTGCGAATATTTTATTGGTTCCTACGCGTGAATTAGTTTCGCCTGAATCGTTGATTTCTCGTACGAGTATTAATCGCATGGCTGGATTCACCACTATGCCTCCGCGAGATATCATAAGTTTTCTTCCCAAAGACGGGTATGAGTTTCCTAAAGGCCCGTTCTATATAGTCGTCGATCCACATACTGGCTCATCGTATTTGAATCGAGAGCCTGATGTCGCTCGTAAGCTTATTGATTCTGATGAACGTTTGCCTCTTACTCTTGAGGAAGGGCTTGCTATTGCAACACAGCATCCAGATTGGCTTGAAAGCAAGAATGGATTTAATTTGCTTGGTTCGCAAAGCGCAGATGGGCGTGTGCCAAGTATATGGATGAGTCAGTGTGCTCCGCGTTTAGGTGCTGTTTGGCCAAATTCTCGTCATACTTGGCTTGGTAATGCATATTGCATGGAAAGATGTGGAGTGTCGTCGCTGAAGTAAGTTAGCGAATTTTGCGCTCATTTAGTAAAATAGTACGAAATATAACGGTAGATAATACAAATAAAGAGAAGTTGAATTTTTATAGTTTCTCATATTGTGAAGGTGCATTGTGGCATATATAACTTTTGATCATGTAGTGAAAGAATACCCATCAGGTTCTGGTGCTGTGCGAGCTTTAGATGATGCCAGTTTTACTGCACAAAGCGGTGAGCTTACAGTAATCTTAGGTGCATCTGGCGCTGGAAAAACTACAGCATTAAATATTTTGGGCGGTATGGATACTGCGACAAGCGGTCGTGTTGTTGTTGGCGATTGCGATGTTACTAAGCTAAAAGGTCGTAATTTGGTTCGCTACCGCAGAGAAGACATTGGTTTTGTTTTTCAATTTTATAATTTAGTTCCAAATTTAACTGCTCTTGAAAACGTAGAGCTAGCTTCGCAAATTTGTGCAGATCATTTTGACCCTGCTCAAACGCTTATTGATGTTGGCTTGAAAGAAAGGCTTCATAATTTCCCAGCGCAACTTTCTGGCGGTGAGCAGCAACGCGTATCTATTGCGCGCGCTCTTGCTAAAAAACCTAAACTATTGCTATGTGACGAGCCTACTGGTGCTTTGGATTATGAAACAGGTAAGGCAGTATTGCAATTATTGCAAGATATTTGCCGAACTGAAGGCATGACAGTGCTGATTATTACTCATAATGCTGCCATTGCTCCGATGGCTCACAAAGTTGTTCGTTTCCGTTCTGGAAAAGTTGTAGACGAAACTGTGCAAGAACATCCTATGGCTATAGCCGATATTGAGTGGTGATTAGGTGGTTGTTATGCGGAAAGTAGCAGCAGTTTCAAAGCAATCTGATAATAAAAATGCCAATAATGGTGGTGAAGTTAAGCGCATGCATTCGTTGCTGCCAATAGTATTTATTAGCGCAATTAGAATGTGGGTTCGCGAATGGCGCCGCTTTTGCGTTCTTGCGGTTATTGCAATGCTTGGCGTTGCTGTTATGACTGGTATTTATGCAGGATGCAACGACATGTTTCTCGCTACTAACGATATGTATGCGAAATTGCATGCTTATGATTTGCAAATCGTATCTACTCTTGGTTTAACTAAAGACGATGTTGCAGCATTACGCGCGTTGCCAAGTGTGAGTGAAGTTGAAGCAGAGCGTTCTTGGAAAGCAACAGCGCACGCAACAGATGATGCAAAGTCTTCATACGCAATGAATTTCGTGCATTATGTAGAATCACAAAAAAATCTTAATCGCTTGCATTTGCTTAAGGGCAACATGCCTAAAAATAATAGTGAAGCTGTTGTAACTCAGCGATTTTTACACGATAGTGGATTGAGCATTGGCAATGTGATAGTAGTCAACGTGCAGCAAAATGCGGGCGTTGGAAGTCTTGGTTCTTCTAATTCAAAGTCTAAAACTTATCGTTTACGCATAACTGGTAGCGTGCTAGATAGCAACGATTTAAACAATCCTGATGGCTATCAATCTAAAGCATTTCGTAACTCTGTGACGTCTAGATACCCAATATTTACTTCTGCTGCTCCTGATAACGTGACTAGCTTGCCGTATACAGCAATATCGGTGCGTTTGAATGATGCTCAACGTGTCAATGTTTTTTCTAAAGATTATCGTGGCATCGTCGACGATGCGTCTGAACAGATTCAAGAACGCGTGCAATCTAAACGCGAAACAGCTCGACGTAATCAAATTATCGACAAACAAGTTAATTTAGAATTAAAAAATATTATTGCAAACGATCCCAGGCTTCAGCGCGCTCCAAATTTTGTTAAAGAGCAAGCAAAAAAGCAAATTTGTAAACAAATTAAGTCAGAGATTCAAAAACGTGTTCCTCAAGCTCAATGGCATATATCTACTCGCATAGCTAACGATAGTTATGCGAGTTTGCGTTCTGATGTTGCTTCAATACAGTCACTTGGATACGCTTTCCCAGCAGTATTTCTTGTTGTAGCAATGATGATGAGTTTA includes:
- a CDS encoding Rv3654c family TadE-like protein; translation: MSRRKNFVKHSINFIHKRCKGIDCGSGTMLGIMLVIAVCSILVLSAILCNVLGAKHQAYAVATSAALSGASALQRMEDNACEVVARTVASSNAFLKSCNSTSNDVTVRVSVGLNIPFASNVEVSARAGLEDCNK
- a CDS encoding CpaF family protein codes for the protein MIVNNIRDIDFGILQEFANDVRVTDMVVSESGRVWVDCGQGLKERATRVPLNNPALLREYAVWLCAQLGKRLDDACPIADASSTSGIRIHAVLAPLVSQGAALSIRFPSINRYDLVSLSDQGMFPKELSCILSVLVKKRANIMITGSTGSGKTTLMKALLAAADCEDRIVSVEEIRELGELTQNHVSLSAREANVEGVGEIGLSQLVKATLRMRPDRIILGECRGEEIADLLRVFTSGHKGGMTTLHADEIEKVPARLMALGLLAGLEPAALCALAAGAFDVVIHVERSSNGRRMIKELGILQYASSASLLCGVPVLQLSCGIDGSIVMKFLPAWVKFSNYWNLPENMTSICVDSSNN
- a CDS encoding DNA polymerase III subunit gamma and tau encodes the protein MALALYRRYRPDTFDGVIGQDQVTIPLSRALDQGKITHAYLFSGPRGCGKTSSARILARCINCEKGPTSHPCGECQSCKDLATGGAGSIDVVEIDAASHNGVDDARELRERAGFAPARDRYKIFILDEAHMVTQQGFNALLKIVEEPPEHVMFIFATTEPDKVIGTIRSRTHHYPFRLVPPEVMSPYLEDICKKEGILPQAGVLRLVMRAGAGSMRDTLSVLDQLMVGAVDGSISLDSAVALLGFTPNSLISEFIDDLINHDGASIYDVVRRVIVGGYDTRKFVEDLLGRVRDLLLMVSAGPKAASSLLNDVSPEDLEILNKQSASMTLHDLARMAQTINDALSAMASAISPRMNLEILVARLLADSETSNTVATNLRINNVQQQNISTSKQNIQNKVSSGAHFVGSTSNKKYVSADSENNSTSNSSLPSETTASPIAKAETQSATNTKETESKKVFLNDAHNANSKNDSMDTDAMWDKVVSKLPDDVREYVTREYVPTVQLTSAQSGRQRLILTFNEPMSQHAFALAVCTTSPYDGQKVPKVVMNEVHEIFGTQVMIAPAPVAANGEQVESVARMDPQKLAKVKRDILLRKTGISAGFSNKTDSDSSGINKNPTKKESSGFSGADGSAASVASENTADELSDVANADDDVWADMSSMPMSDVIAMPENSSSEESSSKDSSIEDEPMNHDDEITIHKSSHSHNRDEAISGVLDQAKLQSQVQNATNTSELSAESIQTTVSPTNGATADECSMDDASLESATSVSTDELKQIFEVKSVEEFASTDPKNPKNAIMSVKKKQEE
- a CDS encoding type II secretion system F family protein, which codes for MDIEEVLAGMIAALRSGSTFAMIVHSDSKSQQCICSSAVNTKIIYKWLYERCFPKKRNMNKTQRRQLEKHMHTVSESLMASYELSNTLGCAMAECVEATAASYHAQKRAEDLRADVAAMPKATIKLLTALPILALFAGELLGGHPILMLITTVNGWILLTIGGICYGLGLAWVSSMLQISQHAMDAASLEG
- a CDS encoding aspartate kinase, with the protein product MALIVQKYGGSSVADTDSIQRVAKRILSTKAEGNDVAVVVSAMGDTTDDLIDQAMSVNTNPPAREMDMLMTAGERISMSLLAMAIHAQGSHAYSFTGSQAGFMTDTQFGAAHIRAVKPDRVRRALSKGSVAIVAGFQGINEVGDDTTLGRGGSDTSAVALAVALGADICEIYTDVDGVFTADPRIVPTAKRIPVIDYDSMLEMSSCGSRVLALRCVEYAQRFGMPLHVRSSFSHRNGTLIVPNNINPNDLPNLS
- a CDS encoding TadE/TadG family type IV pilus assembly protein, whose protein sequence is MMRKVIVCKRLLRKISDYDRGTVTAEFSIVLPCALILLFVLIGIGRAVVCTMNCHDAAAQVAYYLVTHKDDKAAASIVQSVAGQGASVKISRSNNMANIVVKCPLIPDPLHILPPLVESHVSQVLV
- a CDS encoding aspartate-semialdehyde dehydrogenase; its protein translation is MTIINEKGVNVAVLGATGQVGMVMRRVLDERDFPIKDLRFMASAHSAGTVLQYRGKDVVVEDVEKADLHGIDIAIFSAGGGTSKIWAPKFAEAGAIVVDNSSQWRMHNDVPLVVAEVNPEDLDTIPRGIVANPNCTTMACMPVLKPLADAFGLKRLIVSSYQAVSGAGRAGALQLMNEAQAALNQGADKLVFDGSAIDFPEPTKVARTIAFNVVPFIGSIVDDGSEETDEEQKLRNESRKILHLPNLAASCTCVRVGVFTGHGMSVNAEFEHDVTPDMAREVLSKAEGVELNDIPTPQLAAGKSASYVGRIRQDQAIDGNKGLALFITNDNLRKGAALNAVQLAEIIAKKRNFLN
- a CDS encoding type II secretion system F family protein, which codes for MESTKQLLFIVPLFVVIVWQWVSLKLECDSLDNRMRFNSKIMLFKYEWRNSKVSYVDPLLGLHMIIVSLRSGVAITRALSAVGQVFPCGQGMWLCSVSNALLAGDTWHEAWSSTYTRQDNFELENKSKFTNRKNLDSSEILARWLMTSLKESWCYGSSPVPVLSALAQHYERNMANIARQESSRLSVRLLLPVGLCFLPSFICIGILPTVMSLMR
- the recR gene encoding recombination mediator RecR is translated as MHNSSSYDGAIGRLIEAFSKLPGIGPKGAQRIAFYLLSSSDKDVQELIDAINNMKESVRFCDVCGNVCEQSPCIVCADPRRDHSKICVVEEPKDIMSIERTHEYSGVYHVLGGAINPMANVGPGDLAITQLLERLKDAKVQEIILALDPDIEGEATVTYLARLLDPLGIKVTRLASGLPVGGDLEYADEITLGRAFSGRQSV
- a CDS encoding DUF4244 domain-containing protein — protein: MVGIMQKLVARCSVSMLQVNEQLVNIESCLCQKRKLYADGLKNKDSGAVTAEYAVVIIAATGFAALLVAILKSDTVRTTLTDLVKKALKIG
- a CDS encoding ACT domain-containing protein, coding for MVNHDILSTMGDLFPDLGPETPVISGVAHDRSEAMITVRGIPDIPGMAAKVFTTLAKANVNIDMIAQASASTGTADISITAPGASMEAVRKVLEEAHDELKFTSMDVVPVVGKVAVVGVGMKTHSGLAATFFTALSEHGINTLMISTSEIRIAAMVPVEQIDEAVRALHTAYGLDASQVEAVVYGGSGR